Part of the Candidatus Tanganyikabacteria bacterium genome is shown below.
TGCCCCGTCGCGGGCGAGGCTTCCTGGACATCCACCGACATGGCGCCTGGTGCGCCGGTGCCGCCTGCCCGGGCCGAGCACGACCACTGGTCGCTCCCCGGCGCTCGCCGCTGGGGCAAGGTGGCGGCCCACGCCGGTCCCGCCTGCGCGCGGCTGAACCTCCAGGCCGAGTGGCCGCTACCCGCGGGCCTCGCGGGCGATCGCCGGGCCCGCGCCGGCCTCGCCGAACTCGGCGTGCGCCTGGACGTGACGCTGCATGCGGGCCTGGCCGAGGTCGCCTTCCGGCTCTCGGTCTGCAACCGCTCGCGGGACCACCGCTTGCGGGCCGGCTTCCGACTGGCCGGGGAAGTAGCCCAGACGCAAGCGGACACGGCCTTCGGCTGGGTGGCGCGGCCCGTCGCGATCCCGCCGCGGGACTGGGCCGAACCGCCCACCGGCACGTTCCCGCTGGTCTCCCATGTCGCGGTTTCCCGGCCGGCCGGCCGGGCGGCGATCGCCACGCGCGGCCTGCACGAGTACGAGGCGGTCGGCGAATCGCTCTACCTGACGCTCCTGCGCTGCGTGGGCTGGCTCTCCCGCGACGACCTCGCCTCGCGCCTGGGCGATGCCGGCCCGATGCTCGAGACGCCCGAGGCCCAGTGTCTCGGCGAGCACGAGTTCCACTACGCCTGGGTTTCCCAGGGTTCCGCCGAACCGGCCGGCTCGGCCGCGCGCCGCGCCGCGGCGTTCGCCGTGCCGGCGAGCCTGGTGCCGGCCGCGTCCTTCCCGGAGGAGGCCGAACGGAGCTACGTCGAACTGTCCGCGCCGACCTGGCAGCTCAGCGCCCTCAAGCGCGCCGAGGCCGGGGACGCCCTGGTGCTGCGGGTCTACAGCGCGAGCCCCGAGCCTTCCGGAGGGGAGGTGCGGCTCGGCTTTCCGGTCGACCGCGTGCAGGCGGCCCGCCTCGACGAGACGCCGATCGGCCCGGTGGCGGTCGAGGGGGGCGCCTTCCGGGCGACGCTGCGCGGCTTCGAGATCGGCACCTTCTTGATCGATCCCGCCCGTTAATGCTAGGTTAAATCCCGTCAGTTCCCTGGTTAAGTCGCCGATAGGGAGCGTGGGTATGCGTACCGGGGTCCTAGCTCTCATGGCCCTCCTGCCGATGGCGGCGGGATGCGGCCAGAGTGCGGCTTTGACCGCTCAGGGCGCCACGCCCGTCTCCGCGCAGGCCGCCAAGGTCGCCGACGACGATGGAGACACCGGCGCCCCGAAGGAGCCGCTGACCCCGCCCAGGGCCACCATCCGCGGCCACGTGCTGTTCGTCCACGGCCACGGGGGCGACCCCTGGCGCTTCGACCGCATGCGCCGCTGGCTGGAAGACGACGGCTACCGCACCTACACCATGGCCTTCCCGAGCATGGAAGAGGACATGGACTGGCTGGCGTGGTTCGTCAAAGGGCGCATCCGTGAGATCCGCCGCGACCATGGCGCCGCCGAGGTCGATCTGGTGGCCCACAGCATGGGCGGCCTCATCTCGCGGGCCTACGTTCGCTACCTCCAGGGCGAGACCACCACCAAGCGCGTCATCACCTTCGAGTCGCCCCACCACGGCGTGCCCCTGGCCGCAATTCCGTTCTTCCCGAGATTCATGATTTCCGAGAATTTGCGGCGCCAGGTGGCGCCGGGTTCGGACTTCCTGGACAAGCTCAACGAGCAGGACGAGACGCCCGGCAACGTCCGCTACACCTCGATCATCTCGAAAAACGACGGGTACATCCCGGTGAAGAGCGCCCACCTGGAAGGCGCGAC
Proteins encoded:
- a CDS encoding alpha/beta fold hydrolase produces the protein MRTGVLALMALLPMAAGCGQSAALTAQGATPVSAQAAKVADDDGDTGAPKEPLTPPRATIRGHVLFVHGHGGDPWRFDRMRRWLEDDGYRTYTMAFPSMEEDMDWLAWFVKGRIREIRRDHGAAEVDLVAHSMGGLISRAYVRYLQGETTTKRVITFESPHHGVPLAAIPFFPRFMISENLRRQVAPGSDFLDKLNEQDETPGNVRYTSIISKNDGYIPVKSAHLEGATNYVISGPNHTTSMWDPVVTGLVKASLAEGRP